From Segatella copri, the proteins below share one genomic window:
- a CDS encoding S9 family peptidase, whose product MKKFPVFIATVMMVSAMQAADKLDLKAITSGEFAASYVTGINPIDGTDLYASISNDGKQVISYSFKTGKQMSILFDVNAVKAPFEQIEGYVISPDGKKLLIMTHREAIYRRSFKAEYFVYDIAKKSLKKLSQGVNQQVATWSPDSRHIAFVKDNNLFVTDGDKETQITRDGKFNEVINGIPDWVYEEEFSFNRAFAWNADGTAIGWIRFDESHVKTYSLQMFEGSHPTHSEYHDYPGEYSYKYPKAGQDNSKVSLWSYDMKNGKTVALDVPVDSDGYYPRIKTSPDANSLIVYTMNRHQDDMRLYAVNPFTGKSRMLIKESVPKFVKEEVIENSIVGKKNILLPSDRDGFMHLYLYDMNGKLLRQVEKGNYDVTSIYGMDEKTGDVYFQAAKLNAHDRQVYVAHKNGKVERLTDAAGSNSAYFSGDYRYFVNTWSSYSHPYVFTVRSNKGKLIKTLEDNKQLLEKTRKYNWGKRETFSFTTSEGVKLDGWMVKPVDFDASKKYPVILFQYSGPGNQQVLDSWSTGSMGNGGAFDYYLAQEGFIIACVDGRGTGGRGAEFEKSTYLRLGDLESKDQVETALYMGSLPYVDKDNIGIWGWSYGGFNTLMSMSEGRPVFKAGVAVAPPTCYRFYDSVYTERYMRTPKENEEGYKVNPIERVKQQHGALLICHGLADDNVHPQNTFEYAEALVQADKDFKTLWYTNRNHGISGGNTRNHLLRQIANWFKQNLK is encoded by the coding sequence ATGAAAAAATTTCCAGTTTTTATTGCAACTGTCATGATGGTTTCAGCAATGCAAGCTGCAGATAAACTCGACCTGAAGGCCATTACTTCCGGCGAGTTTGCTGCCTCTTATGTTACCGGTATTAACCCTATTGATGGCACCGATTTGTACGCTTCTATCAGCAATGATGGCAAGCAGGTTATCAGTTATTCGTTCAAGACGGGCAAGCAGATGAGCATCCTCTTCGATGTGAACGCAGTCAAGGCTCCCTTCGAACAGATTGAGGGTTATGTAATCAGTCCTGATGGCAAGAAATTGCTTATCATGACCCATCGCGAGGCTATCTACCGCCGCTCGTTCAAGGCTGAGTATTTCGTATACGATATTGCCAAGAAGAGTTTGAAGAAACTTTCCCAGGGCGTTAACCAGCAGGTGGCTACCTGGTCGCCTGATTCACGCCACATCGCCTTCGTTAAGGATAACAATCTCTTTGTTACCGATGGAGATAAGGAAACCCAGATTACCCGCGACGGTAAGTTCAATGAGGTAATCAATGGTATTCCTGATTGGGTTTACGAAGAGGAGTTCAGCTTCAACCGCGCCTTTGCATGGAATGCGGATGGAACTGCCATCGGCTGGATACGCTTCGACGAATCGCACGTAAAGACTTATTCTCTGCAGATGTTCGAAGGTTCTCATCCTACCCATAGCGAGTATCACGACTATCCGGGAGAGTATTCCTATAAATATCCTAAGGCAGGACAGGACAACTCTAAGGTGAGCCTTTGGAGCTATGATATGAAGAACGGCAAGACCGTGGCGCTTGATGTGCCTGTAGATTCCGACGGCTATTATCCACGCATCAAGACATCGCCAGACGCCAACAGTCTGATTGTCTATACGATGAACCGCCATCAGGACGACATGCGCCTCTATGCAGTCAATCCTTTCACCGGCAAGAGCAGGATGCTCATCAAGGAGAGTGTGCCTAAGTTTGTAAAGGAAGAGGTGATTGAAAACAGCATCGTGGGCAAGAAGAACATCCTGCTGCCTAGCGACCGCGACGGCTTCATGCATCTCTATCTCTATGATATGAACGGCAAGCTCCTGCGCCAGGTAGAGAAGGGCAACTATGATGTTACCTCTATCTACGGAATGGATGAGAAGACGGGCGATGTTTATTTCCAGGCTGCCAAGCTCAATGCGCACGACCGCCAGGTTTACGTGGCTCATAAGAACGGAAAGGTGGAGCGCCTTACCGATGCGGCTGGTTCCAACTCGGCTTACTTCTCGGGCGATTACCGCTATTTCGTCAATACCTGGAGCAGCTACAGCCATCCTTATGTCTTCACCGTACGCAGCAACAAGGGCAAGCTTATCAAGACATTGGAAGACAACAAGCAGCTGCTCGAAAAGACCCGGAAGTATAATTGGGGCAAGCGCGAAACTTTCTCTTTCACCACTTCCGAAGGTGTGAAACTGGACGGCTGGATGGTGAAGCCGGTTGATTTCGACGCCAGCAAGAAGTATCCTGTCATCCTCTTCCAGTATTCCGGTCCGGGCAACCAGCAGGTGCTCGATTCATGGAGCACGGGCAGTATGGGCAATGGCGGTGCTTTCGATTATTATCTTGCACAGGAAGGATTCATCATTGCCTGCGTAGATGGTCGTGGAACAGGCGGTAGAGGAGCTGAGTTTGAGAAGTCAACCTATCTCCGTCTGGGCGATTTAGAGTCGAAAGATCAGGTTGAGACAGCTCTCTACATGGGTTCTCTGCCTTATGTAGACAAGGATAATATCGGCATTTGGGGTTGGAGCTATGGTGGTTTCAATACGCTGATGAGTATGAGCGAGGGCCGTCCTGTGTTCAAGGCAGGTGTGGCTGTGGCTCCTCCTACCTGCTACCGCTTCTATGATTCGGTTTATACTGAGCGCTACATGCGCACTCCTAAGGAGAATGAAGAGGGTTACAAGGTGAACCCTATCGAGCGTGTAAAGCAGCAGCATGGTGCGTTGCTTATCTGTCACGGATTGGCAGATGACAATGTGCATCCGCAGAATACCTTCGAATATGCTGAGGCTTTGGTTCAGGCAGACAAGGACTTCAAGACCCTGTGGTACACGAACCGCAATCACGGCATTTCGGGTGGCAATACCCGTAACCATCTGCTTCGCCAGATAGCAAACTGGTTCAAGCAGAATCTGAAGTAG
- a CDS encoding DUF4861 domain-containing protein — MKKKQMMMALVSLMVLSAQAQANFQVSVSNPSKVARTDAPVVVDLSKLGAIGDIQRAVVTVDGKEIPSQLDDINRDCTNDELCFLADLGKKETKTYQVHLYREGEQAQYPARTFAELCLPSKNRKLAKNRQDIYLRSISFDKKTKDPYHYVHSHGICFESELIAMRVYFDQRQTIDLYGKINKGLVVQDTQFYPSEEQIQAGSGDDCLWVGNTYGLGALRGWDGKDQVLFNNVKYQEQRVISEGPLRAIVEVVDKGWVPAPGLQPVNATIRYTIYAGHRDFDVDVFFNKDVSDYQFATGLINVKGSSEFADGKGLRGCYGSDWPTGKDDGKHKLETVGLGIYVPQSALVSQQPANKDCYTQVVKPAGSQLSYKLAYTSANETYGFKGEKEWYEWLKAWKKQIEEPVQVSVSVIIR; from the coding sequence ATGAAGAAAAAACAAATGATGATGGCGCTGGTTTCGCTGATGGTTCTGTCAGCCCAGGCGCAGGCTAATTTCCAGGTGTCGGTTTCCAATCCTTCCAAGGTGGCAAGAACCGATGCTCCGGTGGTGGTAGATCTCAGCAAGTTGGGAGCTATCGGCGACATTCAGCGCGCTGTAGTAACCGTTGACGGTAAGGAGATTCCTTCCCAGCTCGACGACATCAACCGCGATTGTACCAACGATGAACTCTGTTTCCTTGCCGATTTAGGCAAGAAAGAAACCAAGACCTATCAGGTGCATCTCTATCGTGAGGGTGAGCAGGCACAGTATCCGGCTCGTACCTTTGCCGAACTCTGTCTGCCAAGCAAAAACAGGAAGCTGGCTAAGAACAGGCAGGATATTTATCTGCGCAGCATCTCGTTTGATAAGAAGACCAAGGACCCTTATCACTACGTCCATTCTCATGGCATCTGCTTCGAAAGCGAACTGATTGCCATGCGTGTTTATTTCGACCAGCGTCAGACCATCGACCTTTATGGCAAAATCAACAAGGGACTGGTGGTTCAGGATACACAGTTCTATCCTTCAGAAGAGCAGATTCAGGCTGGTTCGGGCGATGATTGTCTCTGGGTAGGCAATACCTACGGGCTGGGTGCGCTCCGTGGCTGGGACGGTAAAGACCAGGTGCTGTTCAACAACGTGAAATATCAGGAGCAGCGCGTCATTTCAGAAGGTCCGCTCCGTGCCATCGTCGAGGTAGTGGATAAGGGTTGGGTTCCGGCTCCGGGTTTGCAGCCTGTCAATGCCACCATCCGCTACACCATCTATGCCGGTCATCGCGATTTCGATGTAGATGTATTCTTCAACAAGGATGTTTCTGATTATCAGTTTGCTACAGGACTCATCAACGTAAAGGGTTCCAGCGAATTTGCTGATGGCAAGGGATTGCGAGGCTGTTACGGCAGCGACTGGCCAACAGGCAAGGACGATGGAAAGCATAAGCTGGAGACCGTAGGCTTGGGCATTTATGTGCCACAGTCAGCCCTGGTAAGTCAGCAGCCAGCCAATAAGGATTGCTATACTCAGGTAGTGAAACCTGCAGGCAGCCAGCTCAGTTATAAGCTTGCTTATACCAGTGCCAACGAAACCTATGGTTTCAAGGGCGAGAAGGAGTGGTATGAGTGGTTGAAAGCCTGGAAGAAGCAGATAGAAGAGCCGGTTCAGGTTTCAGTTTCTGTCATCATTCGATAA
- a CDS encoding gliding motility protein GldB produces the protein MLLSSACEFKFKPNEEGEAVPLSVQRYDRLESRYLTTGDFSALQQMNTDYPIETRTLIEKMLQLGTITDANISNRFLMFYQDSTLQSLIADAEAEFANMEDINEQLKSAFSRLNSWIPELQQPCFYAQIGALDQSIVVGQHSVGISLDKYMGENYPLYKKFYTPQQRSTMSRQYIVPDCLTFYLLSIYPMDQFDTRPQLDRDLHMGKIMWAVNKAMGKEIFKTKYVKTICAYVKRNPKVTVEQLLKDEDYSPIEALHKD, from the coding sequence GTGCTTCTCAGTTCGGCCTGCGAGTTTAAGTTCAAGCCGAACGAGGAAGGAGAGGCTGTGCCCCTGTCAGTACAGCGTTACGACCGATTGGAAAGCAGATATCTTACTACCGGTGATTTCTCAGCCCTGCAGCAGATGAACACCGATTACCCGATAGAAACCCGTACGCTGATAGAGAAAATGCTCCAGCTTGGCACCATTACCGACGCCAATATCAGCAACCGTTTCCTCATGTTCTATCAGGATTCTACCCTGCAGTCACTTATTGCCGATGCTGAGGCAGAATTTGCCAATATGGAAGACATCAACGAGCAGCTGAAATCTGCCTTCTCACGTCTGAACAGTTGGATTCCGGAGCTCCAGCAGCCTTGTTTCTATGCCCAGATTGGCGCTCTCGACCAGAGCATCGTAGTAGGACAGCACTCTGTAGGAATTTCGCTCGATAAATACATGGGCGAAAACTATCCGCTCTACAAGAAATTCTATACACCACAGCAGCGCAGCACCATGTCGCGCCAGTATATTGTGCCGGATTGCCTTACCTTCTATCTGCTGAGCATCTATCCGATGGATCAGTTCGACACCCGTCCGCAGCTCGACCGCGATCTGCACATGGGCAAGATCATGTGGGCTGTCAACAAGGCGATGGGCAAGGAGATTTTCAAGACCAAGTATGTGAAGACAATCTGCGCTTATGTAAAGCGCAACCCTAAAGTAACAGTAGAACAACTGCTCAAGGACGAAGATTATTCGCCTATTGAGGCATTACATAAAGATTAA
- a CDS encoding sigma-70 family RNA polymerase sigma factor — protein sequence MRQLKITQSITNRASASLEKYLQDIAHEELLSTDEEVELAQRIRKGDRRALERLTKANLRFVVSVAKQYQNQGLSLSDLINEGNVGLIKAAQKFDETRGFKFISYAVWWIRQSILQAIAEQSRLVRLPLNQVGSVNKINREMSKFEQEFERKPSVDEIADRIDLPEDKIEDAMKATSTSRHLSVDAPFSDDEDGSMLDLMANSDDPTDNELLAESLRAEIERLLGTLPDKDQKIIAAFYGIGTPELTLEEIGTKYHLTRERVRQIKEKTIRRLRNKTTDKLLKSYLG from the coding sequence ATGAGACAATTAAAAATTACTCAGTCAATTACGAATCGCGCAAGCGCATCGTTGGAAAAATATCTTCAAGATATTGCTCATGAGGAGCTGCTCTCTACAGATGAAGAGGTGGAGCTCGCTCAGCGTATAAGAAAAGGTGACCGTAGGGCATTGGAGAGATTAACAAAAGCCAATCTCCGTTTCGTGGTGTCTGTTGCCAAACAGTACCAGAACCAAGGGCTCAGTTTGTCTGATCTTATCAACGAAGGAAATGTGGGACTTATCAAAGCCGCACAGAAGTTTGATGAAACCCGAGGCTTTAAGTTTATCTCTTACGCCGTATGGTGGATTCGCCAGAGCATTCTGCAGGCCATAGCCGAGCAGAGCAGACTTGTGCGCCTTCCGCTCAACCAGGTGGGAAGCGTTAACAAAATAAACAGAGAGATGAGTAAGTTCGAACAGGAATTTGAACGCAAACCGAGTGTAGACGAAATAGCTGACCGCATAGACTTGCCGGAAGACAAGATAGAGGACGCCATGAAGGCTACATCGACAAGTCGCCACCTGAGCGTGGATGCGCCTTTTTCTGACGATGAAGATGGCAGCATGCTCGACCTGATGGCCAATTCGGATGATCCGACCGACAATGAACTGCTGGCAGAGTCGCTGAGAGCAGAAATAGAAAGACTGCTCGGCACGCTGCCGGACAAAGACCAGAAAATCATTGCTGCCTTCTATGGCATAGGAACACCTGAACTGACACTTGAAGAAATCGGAACCAAGTATCATCTCACCAGGGAAAGAGTACGCCAGATCAAGGAAAAAACGATCAGGCGACTCCGGAACAAAACGACAGATAAACTGCTGAAGTCCTATCTGGGATAA
- a CDS encoding smalltalk protein — MKANTWKTILQIAISILTAIATTLGVTSCMG, encoded by the coding sequence ATGAAAGCGAACACTTGGAAAACAATTCTTCAGATAGCCATCAGCATACTGACCGCTATCGCTACGACGCTCGGAGTAACGAGCTGCATGGGATAA
- a CDS encoding DNA-binding protein yields MINYSIVMRSVNANLLEINQAKSRINQAKKEGTTPDPKDLELVKTEKQNAFAISQYTDIMTIEKFAKHITSHGTVYSRADISAILYIAVDCMREMLLEGKKIRLGDLGDFSLLLTSKGAEDADKFTSQNITGVKVQWEPGQEFKNLRDDAEFNLVASRSAQAAVIKAIKEGKTNVDLNAPTTPDNTPGGSTPGGSNTGTTGSEGQGSESSGGTTGKDDTGDGLE; encoded by the coding sequence ATGATTAATTACAGCATCGTAATGCGTAGCGTGAACGCAAATCTTCTGGAAATCAACCAGGCTAAGTCACGCATCAACCAGGCAAAGAAGGAGGGTACAACCCCTGACCCAAAGGACCTGGAACTCGTGAAGACTGAGAAGCAGAACGCTTTCGCCATCTCACAGTACACCGACATCATGACCATCGAGAAGTTTGCCAAGCACATCACCTCTCATGGTACTGTTTATTCGAGAGCTGACATCAGCGCCATCCTCTACATCGCCGTAGACTGCATGCGTGAGATGTTGCTTGAGGGCAAGAAAATCCGTCTGGGCGATCTTGGTGATTTCTCTCTCCTTCTCACCTCGAAGGGTGCTGAGGATGCTGACAAGTTCACCTCGCAGAACATCACCGGCGTAAAGGTTCAGTGGGAGCCTGGTCAGGAGTTCAAGAACCTTCGCGATGACGCCGAGTTCAACCTCGTAGCCAGCCGCAGTGCTCAGGCTGCCGTTATCAAGGCGATTAAGGAGGGTAAGACCAACGTTGACCTCAACGCGCCAACTACTCCGGATAATACGCCTGGCGGTTCTACCCCAGGCGGTTCAAACACCGGCACTACCGGCAGCGAAGGCCAAGGCTCTGAATCAAGCGGCGGTACTACCGGCAAGGACGATACTGGCGACGGCCTTGAATAG
- a CDS encoding glycosyltransferase family 2 protein: protein MAKVAIVILNWNGQKMLAKYLPNVIEYSRQDAEIWVADNSSSDGSMHLLETQFPQVKTIVLEQNFGFAEGYNRALKQIDAAYYVLLNSDVEVSHHWLTPLIEFMDSHQQVAACQPKLLAEYDKDSFEYAGACGGFLDKYGYPFCRGRIFDTVERDNGQYDYQQEILWATGACMIIRSKDYWTAGGLDGRFFAHNEEIDLCWRLRLMGRKIYCIPESEVYHVGGGTLPKSNPMKTYLNFRNNLTMLYKNLSDTELTHVMRMRRFLDYLAAFETLVLKRNWGDFKAIFKARRAFKAWKHEFDEDRRKIQAGRVKEEIPQVYNLSIIWQYYAKGKKLFSQL, encoded by the coding sequence ATGGCAAAAGTAGCAATCGTTATATTAAACTGGAATGGTCAGAAGATGCTGGCAAAGTATCTTCCGAATGTCATCGAATATTCCCGTCAGGATGCTGAAATCTGGGTGGCAGACAATTCTTCTTCTGATGGTTCGATGCACCTTCTGGAGACTCAGTTTCCTCAGGTGAAGACCATCGTGCTGGAGCAGAATTTCGGCTTTGCTGAAGGCTATAACCGTGCCTTGAAGCAGATTGATGCAGCGTATTATGTGCTCCTGAATAGCGATGTGGAGGTTTCGCATCATTGGCTTACACCGCTCATCGAGTTTATGGATTCGCATCAGCAGGTGGCTGCCTGTCAGCCTAAGCTGCTTGCCGAATACGATAAGGACAGCTTTGAGTATGCTGGTGCTTGCGGCGGATTCCTCGACAAATACGGCTATCCGTTCTGTCGGGGCCGCATCTTTGATACGGTAGAGCGCGATAACGGGCAGTATGATTACCAGCAGGAAATCTTGTGGGCTACGGGTGCCTGTATGATAATCCGCTCAAAAGATTATTGGACTGCCGGAGGTTTAGACGGCCGTTTCTTTGCCCATAATGAAGAGATAGATCTTTGCTGGCGCTTGCGTCTGATGGGCAGAAAAATCTACTGCATTCCTGAGAGTGAGGTTTATCATGTGGGTGGTGGAACCCTGCCGAAAAGCAATCCGATGAAGACTTATCTGAATTTCAGAAATAATTTAACCATGCTTTATAAGAATCTGAGTGATACGGAGTTGACTCATGTAATGCGTATGCGTAGATTCCTGGATTACCTTGCTGCTTTCGAGACATTGGTTCTGAAGCGCAACTGGGGTGACTTCAAGGCTATCTTCAAGGCGCGCAGGGCTTTCAAGGCATGGAAACATGAGTTTGACGAAGATCGCAGAAAGATACAGGCGGGTAGGGTGAAGGAGGAGATTCCGCAGGTTTACAATCTCTCTATCATCTGGCAATATTACGCCAAGGGCAAGAAACTCTTCTCGCAGTTGTAG
- a CDS encoding YkvA family protein: protein MTLPDFMDYKDKFTQRAFVEKISHVAKRAGAKMVYTALILYYTLESDKVSLKDKALIVGALGYLISPLDVIPDAIPIAGLGDDLAVLLFVLKKVWGEVSDDVKSKAQDKLKKWFDEDEIPSADDLFKDSATDTPV, encoded by the coding sequence ATGACATTACCAGACTTTATGGACTATAAGGACAAGTTCACCCAGCGTGCATTTGTCGAGAAGATTTCGCATGTTGCCAAACGTGCCGGTGCCAAGATGGTTTATACAGCGCTCATTCTCTATTATACGTTAGAGAGTGACAAGGTTTCGCTGAAGGACAAGGCTCTGATCGTAGGAGCCTTGGGTTATCTCATCAGTCCGCTCGATGTGATTCCAGACGCCATACCTATTGCCGGTTTGGGTGATGACCTGGCCGTATTGCTGTTTGTGCTCAAGAAAGTTTGGGGTGAGGTTTCAGATGATGTAAAGTCAAAGGCTCAGGACAAGTTGAAGAAGTGGTTTGATGAAGATGAGATTCCATCAGCCGATGACCTCTTCAAGGATTCAGCCACCGATACACCGGTTTGA
- a CDS encoding TIGR01212 family radical SAM protein (This family includes YhcC from E. coli K-12, an uncharacterized radical SAM protein.) has product MYYNDFGTWIRKQFPDFRVQKISIDAGFSCPNRDGRISSGGCTYCDNRTFNPSYCDRKKSITEQLEEGKAFFSRKYPDMKYLAYFQAYTNTYARVEQLRLMYEEALEVEDVVGIVIGTRPDCVSDELLDYLEELNHRTFVLVEYGIESANDETLKRINRGHDFACCRSAVERTHARGILTGGHIIIGLPGEDAEESLRQAPLISSLPLDILKIHQMQIIRGTRLAQEYAEHPFHVYTVEEYIDVIVKYIRLLRKDLVLERFVSQSPKELLIAPKWGLKNYEFTNLLNNRLKSLQ; this is encoded by the coding sequence ATGTATTACAACGATTTTGGAACATGGATCCGGAAGCAGTTTCCTGATTTCCGTGTTCAGAAGATTTCGATAGACGCGGGATTCTCCTGTCCTAACAGAGATGGGAGGATTTCGAGTGGCGGATGTACGTATTGCGACAACCGCACCTTCAATCCCAGCTATTGCGACCGGAAAAAGTCGATTACTGAACAGCTGGAGGAGGGAAAGGCTTTCTTCAGCAGGAAGTATCCTGATATGAAATATCTGGCTTATTTCCAGGCTTATACCAATACATACGCCAGGGTGGAGCAACTGAGGCTGATGTATGAAGAGGCTCTTGAGGTGGAAGATGTGGTGGGAATCGTTATCGGAACCCGTCCGGATTGTGTGAGCGATGAATTGCTCGATTATCTGGAAGAACTGAACCACCGCACCTTCGTACTGGTGGAATATGGCATTGAGAGTGCCAATGATGAAACCTTGAAACGCATCAACCGCGGACATGATTTTGCCTGTTGCCGTAGTGCCGTGGAGCGTACTCATGCCAGGGGAATCCTTACGGGCGGCCACATCATCATCGGCTTGCCGGGAGAAGATGCGGAAGAAAGTCTGCGCCAGGCTCCTCTCATCTCTTCCTTGCCGCTTGATATTCTCAAGATTCATCAGATGCAGATTATCAGGGGCACCCGGCTGGCACAGGAATATGCTGAGCATCCCTTCCATGTTTACACGGTAGAGGAATATATTGATGTCATCGTGAAATACATCCGTCTGCTCAGAAAGGATTTGGTGCTGGAGCGCTTCGTCAGTCAGTCGCCCAAAGAACTGCTGATTGCTCCCAAATGGGGACTCAAGAACTATGAGTTTACCAATCTCCTGAATAACAGATTAAAGAGTTTACAATAA
- a CDS encoding Do family serine endopeptidase — protein sequence MKKLSNYVVAVLCVGSLAFSAGAFMKVNASPAVTAAPAGQPVDLTYAAEKALPAVVHIKYVQNSKVKTVDVQDDPFGGFFDPFGFFGNPGQGNGGTRKQKVQTPKREATGSGVIISQDGYIVTNNHVVEGADELTVTLNDNREFSARIIGTDKTTDLALIKVDGKNLPTLPIADSDKVKVGEWVIAVGNPFGLNNTVTAGIISAKARSLGANGVESFIQTDAAINAGNSGGALVNTQGELVGINAMLYSQTGSYSGYGFAIPTSIMNKVVDDLKKYGSVQRVMLSIQGSDVLNYINAQKENGKEVNLGTNEGVYIAKVDEDGNGAEAGLKEGDVITKVDGKKVTKMAELQEILNGKRPGDKMSITYLRNKKASTKTITLKNAQGNTSVIKSADLDVLGGSFRPITESQKNQLNIKYGVEVMKVNSGALKDSGISRGFIIQRINDNNINTIDDLQKAVKSASTSKDPVLYIQGIWPTGKKAYFAVPLQKD from the coding sequence ATGAAAAAATTAAGTAATTATGTTGTGGCTGTGCTCTGCGTTGGTTCGCTCGCATTTTCAGCCGGTGCTTTCATGAAAGTAAATGCTTCACCTGCAGTTACCGCTGCGCCAGCAGGTCAGCCTGTAGACTTAACCTATGCTGCCGAGAAGGCGCTGCCTGCTGTAGTACATATTAAATACGTACAGAACTCGAAGGTGAAGACGGTAGATGTGCAGGACGACCCATTCGGAGGATTCTTCGACCCGTTCGGCTTCTTCGGCAACCCGGGACAGGGCAACGGAGGCACACGCAAGCAGAAAGTGCAGACTCCGAAGAGAGAGGCTACCGGTTCGGGCGTCATCATCAGTCAGGACGGTTACATCGTTACCAACAACCACGTGGTAGAAGGTGCTGACGAGCTGACCGTAACACTGAACGACAACCGTGAATTCTCGGCTCGCATCATCGGAACCGACAAGACTACCGACCTCGCCCTCATCAAGGTAGACGGCAAGAACCTGCCTACCCTGCCTATCGCCGACAGCGACAAGGTGAAGGTGGGTGAATGGGTCATCGCCGTGGGCAACCCATTCGGACTGAACAATACGGTTACAGCCGGCATTATCTCTGCCAAGGCACGTTCACTCGGTGCCAACGGTGTAGAGAGTTTCATCCAGACCGATGCTGCCATCAACGCAGGTAACTCGGGCGGTGCACTCGTCAACACCCAGGGCGAACTGGTAGGCATCAACGCCATGCTCTATTCACAGACCGGTTCTTACTCCGGCTACGGTTTCGCCATCCCTACCTCTATCATGAACAAGGTGGTAGACGACCTGAAGAAATACGGCAGCGTACAGCGCGTGATGCTGAGCATACAGGGAAGCGATGTGCTGAACTATATCAACGCCCAGAAGGAGAACGGCAAGGAAGTGAACCTGGGAACCAACGAGGGTGTTTACATTGCCAAAGTTGATGAAGACGGCAACGGTGCTGAGGCAGGACTGAAGGAAGGTGACGTGATTACCAAGGTTGACGGCAAGAAGGTGACCAAGATGGCTGAGCTGCAGGAAATCCTGAACGGCAAGCGCCCTGGCGACAAGATGAGCATCACCTACCTGCGCAACAAGAAGGCAAGCACCAAGACCATCACGCTGAAGAATGCCCAGGGTAATACTTCGGTTATCAAGAGTGCCGACCTCGACGTGCTCGGTGGCAGCTTCCGCCCTATTACTGAGAGCCAGAAGAACCAGCTCAACATCAAGTATGGTGTAGAGGTAATGAAGGTGAACAGCGGCGCCCTGAAGGATAGTGGCATTTCACGCGGTTTCATCATCCAGCGCATCAACGACAACAACATCAATACGATTGATGACCTGCAGAAGGCTGTAAAGAGTGCTTCTACCAGCAAGGACCCAGTGCTCTACATCCAGGGTATATGGCCAACAGGCAAGAAGGCTTACTTCGCTGTTCCGCTGCAGAAAGACTAA